A window from Halomicrobium urmianum encodes these proteins:
- a CDS encoding type I restriction-modification system subunit M: MPVSLDDLESHLFKCADIIRDAVDPTDYKEYILPLVYYKSISDEFEVQYEQNVEEYGEEFARRENLYDIPVVPEGYLWDDLRAVSDNVDQALNEAFDALTEENPELTGIFRADYIEADALDDDRLGRLVEHLDTYDLDRGSIPPDMLGEAYMDLVRHFAEEEGKSGGQFFTPPHIVNLCVRLVDDFEDGMEFHDPTVGSGGMLIEAARYYREEQDGDPSKLTFTGQEINPDIAAIAKMNLSIHGLDGEIEREDSLLEPQFADEDEGKLERFDRVLANFPFSADWAKSELQDDPFDRFDWHEKLPRADRGDYAFIMHMAKQLKRPDEDGTGGKAAIVIPHGVLFRKHEQRYRKPMLENDMVEAIVGLPENLFQNNSIPSAVLVLNTDKPEERKGEVQFIHAADEDFYEELSNQNELTEDGLNHIVTNFRDWATEERVSRTVSLDEIRENDYNLNIALYVDTTEPEEDIDVEEELGKLRELQAERDEIESEMNQHMEALNYE; this comes from the coding sequence ATGCCCGTCTCCTTGGATGACCTGGAATCTCACCTCTTCAAGTGTGCAGACATAATCCGCGACGCAGTTGATCCGACCGACTACAAGGAGTACATCCTTCCGCTTGTCTACTACAAGTCGATCTCCGACGAGTTTGAGGTGCAGTACGAACAGAACGTCGAAGAATACGGCGAGGAATTTGCCCGCCGGGAAAACCTCTACGACATTCCCGTAGTCCCCGAAGGCTACCTGTGGGACGATCTCCGTGCTGTCAGCGACAACGTTGACCAAGCACTGAATGAGGCTTTCGATGCGCTCACCGAGGAAAACCCGGAACTCACGGGCATCTTCCGCGCTGACTACATCGAAGCCGATGCTCTCGATGACGATCGACTCGGGCGGCTGGTCGAACATCTCGACACCTACGACCTTGACCGCGGCAGCATCCCCCCGGACATGCTTGGAGAGGCGTACATGGACCTTGTGCGCCACTTCGCGGAGGAAGAAGGGAAGTCCGGTGGACAGTTCTTTACGCCGCCCCACATCGTCAACCTCTGCGTTCGACTCGTTGACGACTTCGAGGACGGAATGGAGTTCCACGACCCGACCGTTGGATCAGGTGGGATGCTCATCGAGGCCGCTCGGTACTACCGGGAGGAGCAGGACGGCGACCCCTCGAAGCTGACGTTCACCGGGCAGGAAATCAATCCCGACATTGCCGCGATTGCGAAGATGAATCTCTCCATCCACGGCCTCGATGGGGAGATCGAGCGCGAGGACTCGCTGCTCGAACCACAGTTTGCTGACGAGGACGAGGGCAAACTGGAACGCTTCGACCGGGTACTGGCTAACTTCCCCTTCTCGGCAGATTGGGCCAAGAGTGAGCTTCAGGATGACCCGTTTGACCGCTTCGACTGGCACGAGAAACTTCCGCGTGCCGACCGAGGCGACTACGCCTTTATCATGCACATGGCGAAGCAGTTGAAGCGTCCCGACGAAGACGGCACGGGTGGGAAGGCGGCTATCGTCATTCCCCACGGGGTGCTGTTCCGCAAGCACGAGCAACGCTACCGGAAGCCGATGCTGGAGAACGACATGGTCGAAGCCATCGTCGGTCTTCCCGAGAATCTGTTCCAAAACAATTCGATTCCCTCTGCTGTTCTCGTGTTGAACACGGACAAGCCCGAGGAGCGCAAAGGCGAGGTGCAGTTCATCCACGCTGCCGATGAGGACTTCTATGAGGAGCTTTCAAACCAGAACGAACTCACCGAAGACGGCCTCAATCACATCGTCACGAACTTTCGCGATTGGGCGACTGAAGAGCGCGTGAGTCGGACGGTGTCGCTGGACGAGATTCGAGAGAACGACTACAACCTGAATATTGCACTTTACGTCGATACGACCGAGCCGGAAGAGGATATTGACGTGGAGGAGGAGCTTGGGAAATTACGCGAGTTGCAGGCGGAGCGTGACGAGATCGAGTCGGAAATGAACCAGCACATGGAGGCGCTGAACTATGAGTGA